Proteins encoded together in one Amblyomma americanum isolate KBUSLIRL-KWMA chromosome 1, ASM5285725v1, whole genome shotgun sequence window:
- the LOC144094766 gene encoding uncharacterized protein LOC144094766, whose protein sequence is MGPLWGVVVTWSLLALCPGSESRSTAAHLWNRIRQMAFSGRQHHGLQRPATSMFVLDANFGGPFLYAPQDSLPRMPFQKLYVYNRPMGFRHWRRENRPSMQGRKLSKVKVVKKFVRQPPIGNNGVVLLLAPQTIRPPPPLPSPWRPLPGPAAQGWALARGFPPSSRLQPPRKTHVPKSKTRPRPVVYLTGAHTSDPGAHMAAGTSMKDVTIIHNSRKYTISASSKARLKGHPGLVVHVRGMGVHKRQLP, encoded by the exons ATGGGCCCGCTCTGG GGTGTCGTAGTGACCTGGAGTTTGCTGGCACTCTGTCCAGGCAGTGAGTCACGCTCGACAGCGGCGCACCTATGGAACCGCATCCGGCAGATGGCCTTCTCGGGGAGGCAACACCACGGCTTGCAGAGGCCCGCGACGAGCATGTTCGTGCTGGACGCTAACTTCGGCGGGCCCTTCTTGTACGCGCCCCAGGACAGTCTTCCCAGGATGCCCTTCCAGAAGCTGTACGTGTACAACCGACCCATGGGCTTCCGCCATTGGCGCCGCGAGAACCGGCCCTCTATGCAAGGGCGAAAGCTCAGCAAGGTGAAGGTAGTCAAAAAGTTTGTGAGGCAACCGCCCATCGGGAACAATGGCGTGGTGCTACTGCTGGCGCCGCAAACGATCCGACCACCGCCGCCACTGCCATCACCGTGGCGGCCACTTCCAGGGCCCGCTGCGCAGGGCTGGGCACTAGCGCGGGGCTTCCCGCCAAGCAGCAGGCTTCAGCCACCTCGCAAGACGCACGTTCCGAAGAGTAAAACTCGGCCACGGCCCGTGGTGTATCTGACAGGGGCGCACACCTCGGATCCTGGCGCTCACATGGCGGCCGGTACCTCCATGAAAGACGTCACGATCATCCACAACAGCCGGAAGTACACCATAAGCGCGAGTAGCAAAGCGCGCCTCAAGGGGCACCCAGGTCTCGTCGTCCACGTGAGAGGCATGGGAGTCCACAAAAGGCAGCTGCCATGA